Proteins encoded together in one Gigantopelta aegis isolate Gae_Host chromosome 8, Gae_host_genome, whole genome shotgun sequence window:
- the LOC121378877 gene encoding uncharacterized protein LOC121378877 — protein MTDHMPVTCIGRVKHGISNCLGLCDKKMKIRSIRMVELFLIVVLLWAASWLFVRWRQTPSPCPGSSSANLPVAGQSRVEDFHVKQDSGAELEIPVYIVEEHHEVIKYWFNAANKGYIKKKGNVLLHIDGHSDGGPPERWMLGPLFRYPASSEDITAMMQRNDVFILAAVLTGLINRFIWVFPNWSNSGMEGYNAEDYGSVRLRYGYLYRRDNDTGRLGLELCACATSVEFEIENYCFMNNAQFSEDQINSLPIKESECHIKNTGLVEIVRESKAISLIKSGTWITSEDSVLLDVDEDFYGVEASIRPLLDAGVGEVEIETISFWVERIVCALNTHQERQVDSFFNYLIQTIIDFKIICSMSLKDEDSICVNSSKLVSAAKKLQPEFMKNLRERNLDQYLCDPVRSKFALNQLILTFCNMNVDQLKALSEVGICLNVSPKTMDFKKMCGMRVCYGYNTPNDTMVEFHVPSLTEIDQRTDTLKDILKQKQFVPGAVTICRSTRDGYTPKKYFTKIESDVKLVLRDAFPRIRDDSFYYDKDLLGGPSGWHGRHYSFM, from the exons ATGACCGATCATATGCCAGTAACTTGTATAGGCAGAGTCAAACACGGG ATCTCTAACTGTCTTGGCCTGTGTGACAAGAAGATGAAGATTCGCAGTATCAGGATGGTGGAACTCTTTCTTATCGTTGTCCTATTATGGGCAGCTTCTTGGCTCTTCGTGCGGTGGAGACAGACGCCCAGCCCCTGTCCCGGTTCGTCTTCCGCCAATCTGCCTGTGGCTGGACAGTCACGTGTGGAAGATTTCCACGTAAAACAAGACAGCGGCGCCGAGCTGGAGATCCCAGTGTACATTGTGGAGGAACACCATGAGG TGATAAAGTACTGGTTTAATGCTGCTAATAAAGGTTACATTAAGAAGAAAGGAAACGTTCTG CTTCACATAGACGGACATTCTGACGGTGGACCTCCTGAAAGGTGGATGCTCGGTCCTCTGTTTCGATACCCCGCCAGCAGCGAAGACATTACCGCCATGATGCAGCGAAACGACGTATTCATCTTA GCTGCTGTTCTGACGGGTTTAATCAACCGCTTCATCTGGGTGTTCCCCAACTGGAGCAACAGCGGCATGGAGGGATACAACGCAGAAGACTACGGATCCGTTCGGCTCCGCTACGGCTACCTGTACCGCCGGGATAACGACACGGGTCGACTAGGTCTCGAACTCTGTGCTTGTGCCACGTCAgtggaatttgaaattgaaAACTACTGCTTCATGAATAACGCGCAGTTCTCCGAAGACCAGATAAATTCACTGCCAATCAAGGAATCCGAATGTCACATCAAGAACACGGGTCTGGTTGAGATCGTCCGCGAAAGCAAGGCGATATCTCTTATTAAGTCTGGGACCTGGATAACATCCGAGGACAGCGTCCTGTTGGATGTGGATGAGGACTTCTATGGAGTCGAGGCATCAATCAGGCCGCTGCTTGATGCTGGGGTCGGCGAAGTGGAAATAGAGACGATATCCTTCTGGGTGGAACGAATCGTCTGCGCGTTAAATACACATCAAGAAAGGCAGGTTGACTCGTTTTTCAATTACTTGATTCAAACCATTATCGATTTTAAGATCATCTGTTCGATGAGTTTAAAGGATGAAGATAGCATCTGTGTAAATTCTTCAAAGCTGGTCTCAGCCGCGAAAAAACTGCAGCCAGAGTTCATGAAGAATCTCCGAGAGAGAAATCTGGATCAGTATCTATGCGATCCCGTTAGAAGCAAGTTCGCACTGAACCAactcattttaacattttgtaacatgaACGTAGATCAGTTGAAAGCATTATCAGAAGTTGGAATCTGCTTAAACGTGAGCCCCAAAAccatggattttaaaaagatgtGTGGGATGAGGGTCTGCTATGGCTACAACACGCCTAACGATACTATGGTGGAGTTCCATGTCCCGTCCCTAACAGAAATAGATCAAAGGACGGATACTCTGAAggacatattaaaacaaaaacagtttgttcCCGGTGCTGTCACAATCTGTAGATCTACAAGAGATGGCTATACACCGAAGaaatattttaccaaaatagAGTCAGACGTTAAACTTGTACTTAGAGACGCTTTCCCCAGGATAAGAGATGATTCGTTTTACTATGACAAGGACCTGTTAGGAGGACCTTCTGGTTGGCATGGGAGACACTATAGTTTTATGTAG